Below is a window of Microbacterium saperdae DNA.
AGATCTCTGTGCGGACGACAGCGCAACGGTCCGGTTATGCGCCGACCGACACCGTCAGCGCGTCGCGACGCGTGGTCGCCGCGGCGGACCTGAACAACCCTCATTCGGCACAGGTGGTCGTCAACAAGAAGCGTCCGCTCAATCCGCGCACGCACGTGCCGACGGGGCTGTACAAGCCGAAGATCCCCAACGTCAACGGCCAACCCGTCAAGTGGGAGACGGGCCAGCAGCTCGAGAAGATGAGCGCGGCGGCCAAGGGCGCGGGCTACTCGCTCTACCTTCTGAGCGGCTACCGCAGCTACTCCCTGCAGCAGACCGTCTACACCGGGTACGTCAATCGGAACGGGCGCGCCTACGCCGACAAGTACTCCGCGCGGCCCGGACACTCCGAGCACCAGACCGGCATGGCCGTCGACATCTACGCCTCCGGCTACTGCGAAGGCGAGTGCTTCGGAGGGACCGCTCCGGGCAGGTGGTTGCGAGCCAACGCGCACAAGTACGGCTTCATCCTCCGATACGACCAGGGGATGCAGCACATCACGGGATACGCCTACGAGCCGTGGCACTTCCGCTATGTCGGGATCCCGGTGGCGACCGACATGCGCACCAAGGGGATCAAGACTCTCGAGCAGTACTACGGGCTTCCGGCGGCTCCGGACTACTGATCCGCGCGCGTGGTCGTGCCGAGCGAACACGCGATACGGTGAGCGGAGCACGGCTCTTCCGGCCGTCGTTCCATCGCGAAGATTGCGGACCCCATGTTCAGACGCGCCATGGCCATGGCCATCGCCTCCACTTTCCTCATCTCGGCCCTCGCCCTGGGAGCATCATCGGCTGCGGGAACCGAGTGGTCGGCAGCAGCCGCCGACGCGCCTGAGATCACCTTCCCGGCGGGCCCTTCGCGACTGTCCGGTGCCGGCCGGTACGACACCGCGGTGGCTGTCTCCCAGAAATACTCCCCCGGCGTCGAGGCGGTTTTCGTCGCCACGGGCCAGAATTTCCCGGACGCGCTCTCTGCCGCCGCTGCGGCCGCGTCCGTCGGCGGTCCACTGCTGCTGACGCCGAGTAACGCCCTTCCGGCTGCCGTGCGCGCCGAGATCGTGCGCCTCGCGCCCGAGACGATCTACATCGCAGGATCCCAGGGCGCGGTGAGCAGCGCAGTGGAGACGTCGTTGCGGGGCATCGCGCCCGTCGAGCGACTCGGCGGGGCGTCGCGCTATGACACCGGCAACAGCCTCATCCAGCGCATCTTCCCCCGCGCCGCCCAGGCGTTCATCGCGACGGGGAGGACCTTCCCCGACGCCCTCGCCGCGACCGGCGCCGCCGGATCCGTCTCCGCCCCGGTGATCCTGGTCGATGGCGCTCAGCCGACTCTCACACCCGAGACCCTCGCCCTCCTGGGCACGTTGGGTGTGCGATCAGTCACGATCGTCGGAGGGACCGGCGCGGTGTCGCCGGGCATCGAAGGCCAGCTCAGGAGCACCTACGACACGCAGCGGATCGGCGGTGCCGGTCGGTACGAGACCGCCGCGAACGTCAACGACGCGTTCTTCACCCCCGGCTCCGCGAATGCCGTGTTCCTCGCCACAGGTCAGAACTTCCCGGACGCGCTCGCGGGCGCGGCCCTCGCCGGCCATGTCAAGAGCCCGGTGTACGTCACGACAGCGGCATGTGTGCCCGAGGCGGCGCATCTCTCACTCCAGAGACTTGCTGCGACCAGCACTGTCGCGCTGGGAGGGACCGCGGTCGTGAGCAACCAGGCAGCGGGCAACATCGGCTGCCTGACAGCTGCAGCGCCGACCATATCCGGCGTCGCGCGCGTGAACTCGGCGCTGACCGCGAATACGGGATCGTGGACGTCCGGCACGTCCTTCGCCTACCAGTGGCTCGCCAACGGCTCCCCGATCAGCCAGGCGACCGGCGCGAGCCTGTCCGTCTCCGCCGGCCTCGCCGGCAAGCAGATCTCCGTTCGCGTCACCGGCTCGAAGGCCGGCTACCTCAGCGTGTCCGTGCAGTCCGGTCGGACGGCGGCCGTGTCGTACCCCTCACGAACCACCCCGATCGACATCAAGAACTGCCCGAGCTGGGCACCGATCAAGGGCAACGTGGGCACGAAGGAGAAGATCTACCACGTGCCCGGCGGGAGGGACTACGCCAAGACGAATCCGGAGGAGTGCTTCCGCACCGAGGCGGCGGCGGTCAGCGCAGGGTATCGGAAGTCGAAAGTGTGATGAGCGGGTCGCTCGTTACTTGAACGTTGCAGTGTCGGCTGACGGATGAGGACGTCGCGACGATAGGATCGCGCGACGGCAGACCCGGGACGAGCCGGGCGCCTTGCAGAGAAACGAGTACCTCCTTGTCATCACGTCAGAGCCGACGCATCGTCGCCGTTGCGACCATCGTCGCCCTTTCCCTCACCGGCGCCATCGCCGCCAACGCAGACTCCGTGGACGACCCCGCACTGCTGCCCCCGCTCGACGCATCGCCTGGTGCGCAGGAGCTCGGACAGGGCGCCCGATTCCATCTGGACGAGAGTGTCGCGGCCGCGCCGCGGTCAACTCAGGATGCACGGCGAGCGGCCAGTGCTCCTGCCGTGGTCACAGGGGTGGCGAGCTCCGAGGTCACCGCGACCGGCGCACGAGTCACCTGGACGGCGCCCGCCGACAACGGCTCTCCGCTCACGGGTTACCACCTGCAGCTCCTGTTCGGCGGCAGCGTGATCGACGAGATCGTCTCGAGCTCACCGATCACCGGTACGACCATCTCGGAGCTCCAGCCGGACAAGAACTACGAGTTCCGCGTCGCGGCCGTCAACGCCATCGGCACGGGGCCGTTCTCGACTCCGGTGTCCTTCCAGACCTCGCACTCCTCGATCGAGCGGCAGTTCGGTGCCGATCGCTTCGAGACCGCCGTGCAGGTGTCGCAGAACGCCTTCCCCTACTCCGGCGTCCCGGTGACGTTCCTCGCGAACGGGCTGAACTTCCCCGACGCGCTCGCCGCAGCCGCTGCCGCCGGCGCATTCGGCGGTCCCGTCCTCCTCACCCGCCCCGGCAGCGTGGATCAGTCGACGGTCGACGAGGTCGCCGCGCTCGAACCCGAGTACGTGATCGCGGCCGGTGGTTCCGCCGTCGTGAGCGATTCTGTCTTCTCCAAGGTCGCGCAGCACGCCACGGTCGGTTCGGAGCGCGCAGCCGGATCCTCCCGCTACCAGACGGCGGGACTCATCTCGACGTTGTGGGAGAGCGTCGGCACCGTCTATCTCGCCAACGGAACCAACTTCCCCGACGCCCTGGCCGGTGCAGCTGCGGCGGGGTACAACAACGCCCCGGTGCTGCTGACCAAGAAGGACTCGCTGCCCGCTGAGACGGCCGCGTACCTCAGCTACCACAATCCGACCAGGCTCATCATCCTCGGCGGCCCGGGAGCCGTCAGCGAGGCCGTGGTGAACCAGGCGCAGCGGGCCTCAGGATCCGTCGCCTTCACTCAGCGGCTGTTCGGTGACAGCCGCTACGACACCGCCGTCGAGATCTCGCGCCAGACCTACACGTCGCCGCGCGTCCCCGTGGTCTACGTCGCCAGCGGCCAGAACTTCGCAGATGCGCTCGCCGGTGCCGGAGCTGCTGGGGCGCTCGGCGGCCCTGTGCTCCTCACCGACCCGTCGAGCATCTCGAACGCGACTCTCGCAGAGATCTCCAGGCTCGACCCCATCCGAGTGGTCGTGCTCGGCGGTCCCTCGGTCGTCACGCCCGCGGTGTACGCCGAGATCGAGGCCGCGATCGGCTGACAGCGGTACACCTGGCGGCGGGAATGCAGGAGCACGCCCGCCGCCAGGAACGTCGTCAGCGAGTGACGGCTGCACACCCTCAGCGGCGGTTCCACTCCATCGTTTCGACGAACTCGCAGCGAGGCCCACCGGCGCGATACGATCGCGGAGCCCCGAATCCACATCGCCGCATCGCGCGACGACCGGACGGGGAACGATCCGGGAGACTCCATGCGCCACCGTTCACATCGTCGTCGGCGCGCAGCCGCCGCGGCCATCGCACTGTCGACCCTCGCCGTCTCCGCTCCACTCGTCGCATACGCGAGCGACGGTCCCTCCGCTGCTCAGCACGGTTCCGAGTCGGCCACGGCCGCTGCCCCTGCTCCCTCGATCGAGCGACTGTTCGGAGCCGATAGGTACGAGACCGCCGCCGCCGTGTCTGCCGATGTGTTCGAGGCCGGAACCATCACGGCATTCGTCGCGAGCGGCCGCGATTTCCCCGACGCCCTCTCGGCCGCCCCCGTCTCCGGCCTCATGAACGGTCCCGTCCTTCTGACCCAGCCGGGCTGGCTTCCTCCCGCCACCGCGCGAGAGGTCGCGGCGTTGAAGCTCGATTCGGTCTTCGTCGTCGGAGGGCCGGGGGCGGTCAGCGACACCGTGCTCACACAGCTCGACCCGTTGACGGCCGAGGGTTCCTTCCGCATGGGCGGAAGGAACCGCTATGAGACGGCCGCCACGATGGCGTCCTGGCTCAAGCTGGAGTTCCCGCACGTCGTCTATCTCGCGAGCGGCGATGACTACCCCGACGCACTCACCGGTGCTGCCGCTGCGGGGTCCGCTCATGATCCCGTCCTCCTCACCGGGCGCGACACTCTGCCCGTCGAGACCGCTGCGGCGCTGAAGCGCTTCGCCCCGTCGACCGTCGTCGCTCTGGGCGGCACCGGAGCGGTCAGCGACGCCGTGCTCGACCGAGCGGCCGCCGCGACCGGCACGCAGACGGGCACCGATCGATTCGCAGGAAGCACACGCTACGACACCGCGGTCGAGGTGTCACGGAACACCTTCGCCGCGGGAGTCCCCGTGGTCTACATCGCCAGTGGTGAGAGCTTCGCCGATGCGCTCGCGGGTGCAGCTGCGGGAGGAAGCCTCGGGGGTCCGGTCCTGTTGACCCCGCCCGAAGAGATGCCCGCCTCGGCGATCACCGAGCTCACGCGCCTCGCCCCTGCACGCGTGATCGTTCTCGGCGGTCCGACCGTCGTCAGCGAGACCGTCGTCACTCAGATCGAGGACGCTCTCCTCTGACTCCCGCGGCGGCGCAGTCTCGCATCGAGCCCGCCGCCGCGTTCACGGAGTCGATTCAGCTCGCGGTGCCCACGACGATGCGTGGCGTGCCCGCCCACAACGCCGGGTCGGTCGCCGCGCGGCCGTCGACGATGAGCTTGATCCCGGGCAGCTGGGCAGGAGTGAGCTCCTTGTAGTCGGCATGGTCGGTCTGCAGAACGGCCAGATCGACCTCGCCGCCGATCGCGTACGGCTCGAACCCGAGACCACGCAGTTCCTCATCGGTGTAGAGCGGATCGTGAACGACCACGTCCGCGCCGCGATCCTTGAGCGCCTTCACCGTCGGGAAGACACCGGAGAACGCCGTCTCCTTCACCCCTCCGCGGTACGCGGCACCGAGCACGACGGCACGCAGACCGCTCAAGTCGCCGAGGATACCCTCTGCCTGCGCCACGAGTCGCTCCGGCATCGAGGCGTTCAGCTGGCGCGCGACACGCACGATATCGGCGTCGGGGTCGGTCGACAGGTACAGACGCGGGTAAACGGGGATGCAGTGGCCGCCGACAGCGATGCCGGGCCGGTGGATGTGGCTGTACGGCTGCGAGTTGCAGGCCTCGATCACCTTGTACACGTCGATACCGTGCGACGCCGCGAAGAGCCCGAACTGATTGGCGAGACCGATGTTGACGTCACGGTACGTCGTCTCCGCGAGCTTCGCCATCTCGGACGCTTCGGTCGTTCCGAGATCCCACACGCCGTTCGGGCGCGGAAGGTCGGTGCGCTCGTCGAACTGCAGCACGGCCTCGTAGAACTCACGTGCCCGACGGTTGCCCTCGTCGGACAGTGCGCCGATGAGCTTGGGGTACTTGCGCAGATCGGCGAACACACGACCGGTGAGCACGCGCTCGGGCGAGTACGCGAGGAAGAAGTCCTTGCCTTCCACGAGGCCCGAGCCCTCTTCGAGCATCGGCTTCCAGCGATTGCGCGTGGTGCCGACCGGCAGCGTGGTCTCGTAGGATACGAGCGTTCCGGGGGTGAGGTGCTCGGCGAGCGACTTCGTGGCCGAATCCATGTACTTGAAGTCCGGCTCCCAGGTCTCATCGTTGACGAAGACCGGCGCGACCAGCACGACGGCGTCGGCACCGGGGATCGCTTCGGCGTAGTCCGTCGTCGCGCGCAGACGTCCGGCGGGGATCAGCTCGGCCAGACGCTCCTCGAGGTGGGCCTCCCCGGGAAACGGTTCGCGCCCCTCATTGATGATGTCGACCGCCTTCTGGTTGACATCGACGCCGATCACGTCGTGACCGGAGGAGGCGAACTGGACGGCGAGAGGGAGCCCGATCTTTCCGAGGGCCACGACGGCGATACGCATGAGGTCCAGTCTACGGCGGTGATCAGACCACGCGTCGCAGGCCGGGCACCCTCCGCATC
It encodes the following:
- a CDS encoding cell wall-binding repeat-containing protein → MRHRSHRRRRAAAAAIALSTLAVSAPLVAYASDGPSAAQHGSESATAAAPAPSIERLFGADRYETAAAVSADVFEAGTITAFVASGRDFPDALSAAPVSGLMNGPVLLTQPGWLPPATAREVAALKLDSVFVVGGPGAVSDTVLTQLDPLTAEGSFRMGGRNRYETAATMASWLKLEFPHVVYLASGDDYPDALTGAAAAGSAHDPVLLTGRDTLPVETAAALKRFAPSTVVALGGTGAVSDAVLDRAAAATGTQTGTDRFAGSTRYDTAVEVSRNTFAAGVPVVYIASGESFADALAGAAAGGSLGGPVLLTPPEEMPASAITELTRLAPARVIVLGGPTVVSETVVTQIEDALL
- a CDS encoding nucleotide sugar dehydrogenase, translated to MRIAVVALGKIGLPLAVQFASSGHDVIGVDVNQKAVDIINEGREPFPGEAHLEERLAELIPAGRLRATTDYAEAIPGADAVVLVAPVFVNDETWEPDFKYMDSATKSLAEHLTPGTLVSYETTLPVGTTRNRWKPMLEEGSGLVEGKDFFLAYSPERVLTGRVFADLRKYPKLIGALSDEGNRRAREFYEAVLQFDERTDLPRPNGVWDLGTTEASEMAKLAETTYRDVNIGLANQFGLFAASHGIDVYKVIEACNSQPYSHIHRPGIAVGGHCIPVYPRLYLSTDPDADIVRVARQLNASMPERLVAQAEGILGDLSGLRAVVLGAAYRGGVKETAFSGVFPTVKALKDRGADVVVHDPLYTDEELRGLGFEPYAIGGEVDLAVLQTDHADYKELTPAQLPGIKLIVDGRAATDPALWAGTPRIVVGTAS
- a CDS encoding cell wall-binding repeat-containing protein, whose product is MFRRAMAMAIASTFLISALALGASSAAGTEWSAAAADAPEITFPAGPSRLSGAGRYDTAVAVSQKYSPGVEAVFVATGQNFPDALSAAAAAASVGGPLLLTPSNALPAAVRAEIVRLAPETIYIAGSQGAVSSAVETSLRGIAPVERLGGASRYDTGNSLIQRIFPRAAQAFIATGRTFPDALAATGAAGSVSAPVILVDGAQPTLTPETLALLGTLGVRSVTIVGGTGAVSPGIEGQLRSTYDTQRIGGAGRYETAANVNDAFFTPGSANAVFLATGQNFPDALAGAALAGHVKSPVYVTTAACVPEAAHLSLQRLAATSTVALGGTAVVSNQAAGNIGCLTAAAPTISGVARVNSALTANTGSWTSGTSFAYQWLANGSPISQATGASLSVSAGLAGKQISVRVTGSKAGYLSVSVQSGRTAAVSYPSRTTPIDIKNCPSWAPIKGNVGTKEKIYHVPGGRDYAKTNPEECFRTEAAAVSAGYRKSKV
- a CDS encoding cell wall-binding repeat-containing protein — its product is MSSRQSRRIVAVATIVALSLTGAIAANADSVDDPALLPPLDASPGAQELGQGARFHLDESVAAAPRSTQDARRAASAPAVVTGVASSEVTATGARVTWTAPADNGSPLTGYHLQLLFGGSVIDEIVSSSPITGTTISELQPDKNYEFRVAAVNAIGTGPFSTPVSFQTSHSSIERQFGADRFETAVQVSQNAFPYSGVPVTFLANGLNFPDALAAAAAAGAFGGPVLLTRPGSVDQSTVDEVAALEPEYVIAAGGSAVVSDSVFSKVAQHATVGSERAAGSSRYQTAGLISTLWESVGTVYLANGTNFPDALAGAAAAGYNNAPVLLTKKDSLPAETAAYLSYHNPTRLIILGGPGAVSEAVVNQAQRASGSVAFTQRLFGDSRYDTAVEISRQTYTSPRVPVVYVASGQNFADALAGAGAAGALGGPVLLTDPSSISNATLAEISRLDPIRVVVLGGPSVVTPAVYAEIEAAIG